The stretch of DNA TGGAAAAGTTCGCACAGTAGTCGAAGGAGAGAGTCATGACCGTCGAACCAGCAGGCACGATGATCTATGAGGGCAAGGCCAAGAAAATCTTTACGACTGACCGGTCCGACCAGGTGGTGCAGTATTTCAAAGATGATGCCACGGCGTTTAATGCGCAGAAGCGCGGGACCATCGTCGACAAAGGGGTGGTCAACAACAGGGTGTCCGAGCGGCTGTTCCGGTTGCTCGAACAGCAGGGGATCTCGACGCACTTCATCGAACGCATCAGCGACCGCGAGATGCTGACCAAGCGGGTGACGATTGTCCCGGTCGAAGTGGTGGTGCGAAACGTCGTCGCGGGGAGTCTGGCCAAGCGACTGGCCCTCGAAGAAGGCGCGGCCATCGACCCGGCGATCATCGAGTTTTATTACAAGGACGATGCGTTGGGCGATCCGTTAGTGAACGACGATCACCTTCGCCTATTGAATGTGGCGACTCCGGCTGTGTTGCGGGAGATGCGGGAGTTAGGCCACAAGATCAATGCGGTATTGCTGCCGTTTTTTAAACAGCGACGGATGATGCTCGTCGATTTCAAGCTGGAGTTCGGCGTGTTTCACAATCGACTCATCCTCGCCGACGAAATTTCTCCCGATACCTGCCGGTTCTGGGACCAGACGACCAAAGAGTCGATGGATAAGGACCGGTTCCGGAAGGATTTGGGAAAGATCGAAGAGGCGTATCAGGAAGTGTTGAAGCGGGTGTGCGAATAGGGGCGGCATGCACCGGTTCCTCCAGTTATTTTTGAACTACGGCCTGGTGGCGGCGATTCTGGTGTGGGCAGCCACGGTGGCATTGATGGCCTATCACCTGAAGGAGTCGCCCTGGCGCTGGGCGTTCGTCTTGATGTCGCTGGCGGGACTCGGGACGATCGGCGTGATCTTTTGGATTCGAAAATACGTGCAGCGAGTGGGGAAGGCACAGCAAGAAGTGGGAAAAGTACAATGAAAGCCAAGATTCATGTGACGCTGAAACAGGGAATTCTCGATCCGCAGGGGAAGGCGATCGAGCACGCGCTGGATTCTCTCGGGTTTGCGCATGCGGGGAACGTACGCGTAGGCAAGTACATGGAACTGGACGTGAACGAAACCGACCGGGCCAAGGCCGACGCCCAGGTGAAGCAGATGTGCGAGAAGTTGTTGGCGAATACGGTGATCGAGGATTATCGATACGAACTCGGATAGGAGCAAATGGCTTATAGCTTCGAGTGGATGGCAGATGCCGAGACCTCGTTCCTGTTTCGTGGTAGACGCCATTCACCATAGACCATAAGCTCGGTAGAATTATGAAAATCGGCGTGGTGGTATTTCCCGGCAGTAATTGCGATCACGATTGCCAGTATATCTTCAAGGACGTGCTCGGCCAATACGTGGAGATGATCTGGCATAAGGAAACTCTGCTCGCAGGCCTGGACGCAATCGTGTTGCCGGGCGGATTTTCCTACGGGGATTATTTGCGGACCGGCGCCATCGCGCGGTTTTCTCCGGTGATGGGAGCCGTGAAGTCGTTCGCGAATAAGGGTGGGTTGGTCATCGGTATTTGCAACGGCTTTCAAATTCTTCTGGAAGCGGGTTTGTTACCGGGTGTGATGCTGCGCAATACGTCGCTCAATTTTATCTGCAAAGACGTCTACGTGAAGGTGGAAAACGCGGCGACCCGGTTTACGAATCAATGTGAGTCCGGCCAGGTGCTGAAGATTCCCATCGCGCACGCCGACGGCAACTACTACACCGACCCGGTCACGCTCGGTGGTGTCAAAGCCAATGCACAAGTGATCTTTCGCTACTGCACCGCCGACGGCAAGGTGACGCCCGATGCGAACCCGAACGGTTCGCTGGATAACATCGCCGGAATCATGAATGCCGACGGAAATGTATTGGGTATGATGCCGCATCCCGAACGCAGTGCCGAATCGATATTGGGCAATGAAGATGGTCGGCTGATCTTTGAGTCGATGCTGAGTTCGTTCGGCAAGCCTGAATTACACTCGAAGTTGATCGGAGTATGACAGCCGGTTCGCGCGAACAGCGGCACCGGAATCGTCGGTAACCTCATACGATTGAGAATGTGTCCTTCATGAACGCACTGGTCATTACAAAAGCCATCCTTGAGCAGCATAAGCTGAGCGATGATGAATATAAAAAGATCCTGGAGATTCTGGGACGGGAACCGAACTGGACTGAGCTGGGCATGTTCTCAGCCATGTGGAGCGAACATTGTTCCTACAAGAGTTCCCGCATCCACTTGAAGAAGTTGCCGACGACGGGGCCGCGCGTGGTTCAGGGGCCCGGGGAAAATGCCGGCGCAGTGGATATCGGGGATGGTCTCTGCGCGGTGTTCAAGATGGAATCCCACAATCATCCGTCGTTCATTGAGCCCTACCAGGGGGCGGCGACGGGAGTGGGTGGAATTCTACGCGATATTTTTACTATGGGCGCGCGGCCGATTGCGTTATTGAACTCGTTGCGATTCGGCGGATTGGACAATGCGCATACCCGTCATCTGCTTAAGGGGGTTGTGTCGGGAATTGCCGGTTACGGCAACTGTATGGGTGTGCCGACCGTCGGCGGTGAGATTGTCTTCAACGACATTTATGCCCTGAATCCCTTGGTGAATGTGTTCTGCGTGGGAATCGCCAAGAAGGATAAGATTTTTCTGGGCAAGGCGGCGGGCGTCGGGAATCCGGTGATCTATTTCGGCTCGAAGACCGGGCGTGACGGAATTCACGGCGCGACGATGGCCTCGGACTCATTCGATGAACAAGCGGCTCAGAAGCGGCCGACGGTGCAGGTGGGTGATCCGTTTACGGAAAAACTGTTGCTCGAAGCCTGTTTGGAACTCATGGCCGGTGACTGCCTTGTGGGCATTCAAGATATGGGGGCTGCCGGTTTGACGAGTTCGGCTTGTGAAATGGCCTCGCGAGAAGGCACGGGTGTGGAGTTGGAGTTGGCGGATGTGCCGCGTCGTGAGCCGGGGATGACGCCCTACGAGATCATGCTCTCCGAGTCGCAGGAGCGGATGTTGATGGTGGTGAAGGCCGGTCGCGAAGACGAGGTGATTAAGATCTGCCGGAAGTGGGATCTGGATGTGGCAGTGATCGGCCGCGTCACCGATACGGGCAAGGTCGTCCTCAAGGAGAACGGTCAGGTGGTAGCGGAGATTCCGGCCAAGGCTTTGGCCGACGAGGGGCCAAGGTATGATCGGCCCAGTTCGCCGCCTGCGTATCAAGAGATGTTACAGGCGCTGAATCACGACGCTCTGCCGGACGTCAAAGACGCCAATGCCGCGTTGCTCGCACTCCTGGATGCACCCACCATCGCCAGCAAGCGGTGGGTCTATGAGCAATATGACCATATGGTGCGAACGAACACGATGGTGCGCCCCGGGTCGGATGCGGCGGTGTTGCGGGTAAAGGGGACGAATAAGGCGCTCGCGTTGTCGGTCGATTGCAATGGACGCTACTGCCTGCTGAATCCGTACGAAGGCGCCAAAATCGCGATTGCGGAATGTGCGCGGAATCTGGCCTGTTCGGGAGCGGAGCCGATAGGGGTCACCGATTGCCTGAATTTCGGCAATCCGCAGCGTCCTGAAGTCATGTGGCAGTTTGTGCTCGCGATTGAAGGGCTCAAGGATGCCTGCGAAGCGTTGAACGTGCCCATCGTGAGCGGCAACGTGAGTTTGTACAATGAGACGAATGACCTGTCGATTTATCCCACTCCGATGATCGGAATGGTTGGCTTGATCGAAGAGGCCGATCGTGCGGTAACGCAGTGGTTCAAACAGACCGGCGACGCCATCATTCTCCTGGGGCAGACCCGCGAAGATCTCGGTGGAACGGAATATCTGAAAGTGTTGCATCATCGTGAGCAGGGCTCTCCGCCGTTGCTGAATCTGGACAGCGAAAAGGCTGTGCAGCAGTGCACTATTCGGCTCATTCGAGAGGGGTTGGTGCAGT from Nitrospira sp. encodes:
- the purS gene encoding phosphoribosylformylglycinamidine synthase subunit PurS gives rise to the protein MKAKIHVTLKQGILDPQGKAIEHALDSLGFAHAGNVRVGKYMELDVNETDRAKADAQVKQMCEKLLANTVIEDYRYELG
- the purC gene encoding phosphoribosylaminoimidazolesuccinocarboxamide synthase, with the protein product MTVEPAGTMIYEGKAKKIFTTDRSDQVVQYFKDDATAFNAQKRGTIVDKGVVNNRVSERLFRLLEQQGISTHFIERISDREMLTKRVTIVPVEVVVRNVVAGSLAKRLALEEGAAIDPAIIEFYYKDDALGDPLVNDDHLRLLNVATPAVLREMRELGHKINAVLLPFFKQRRMMLVDFKLEFGVFHNRLILADEISPDTCRFWDQTTKESMDKDRFRKDLGKIEEAYQEVLKRVCE
- the purQ gene encoding phosphoribosylformylglycinamidine synthase subunit PurQ; the protein is MKIGVVVFPGSNCDHDCQYIFKDVLGQYVEMIWHKETLLAGLDAIVLPGGFSYGDYLRTGAIARFSPVMGAVKSFANKGGLVIGICNGFQILLEAGLLPGVMLRNTSLNFICKDVYVKVENAATRFTNQCESGQVLKIPIAHADGNYYTDPVTLGGVKANAQVIFRYCTADGKVTPDANPNGSLDNIAGIMNADGNVLGMMPHPERSAESILGNEDGRLIFESMLSSFGKPELHSKLIGV
- the purL gene encoding phosphoribosylformylglycinamidine synthase subunit PurL, producing MNALVITKAILEQHKLSDDEYKKILEILGREPNWTELGMFSAMWSEHCSYKSSRIHLKKLPTTGPRVVQGPGENAGAVDIGDGLCAVFKMESHNHPSFIEPYQGAATGVGGILRDIFTMGARPIALLNSLRFGGLDNAHTRHLLKGVVSGIAGYGNCMGVPTVGGEIVFNDIYALNPLVNVFCVGIAKKDKIFLGKAAGVGNPVIYFGSKTGRDGIHGATMASDSFDEQAAQKRPTVQVGDPFTEKLLLEACLELMAGDCLVGIQDMGAAGLTSSACEMASREGTGVELELADVPRREPGMTPYEIMLSESQERMLMVVKAGREDEVIKICRKWDLDVAVIGRVTDTGKVVLKENGQVVAEIPAKALADEGPRYDRPSSPPAYQEMLQALNHDALPDVKDANAALLALLDAPTIASKRWVYEQYDHMVRTNTMVRPGSDAAVLRVKGTNKALALSVDCNGRYCLLNPYEGAKIAIAECARNLACSGAEPIGVTDCLNFGNPQRPEVMWQFVLAIEGLKDACEALNVPIVSGNVSLYNETNDLSIYPTPMIGMVGLIEEADRAVTQWFKQTGDAIILLGQTREDLGGTEYLKVLHHREQGSPPLLNLDSEKAVQQCTIRLIREGLVQSAHDCSDGGLAVALTECCISGSAQQLGAVVQLPLDGLRRDAVLFGESQSRIVLSVKAELAERVLNMAWDAGVHATRIGTVEGTRLVIQVDGDQQGVGCTVDLELTTLYDHWGCAIPRALGQD